In Brassica rapa cultivar Chiifu-401-42 chromosome A06, CAAS_Brap_v3.01, whole genome shotgun sequence, a single window of DNA contains:
- the LOC103872654 gene encoding probable galacturonosyltransferase 11 isoform X1 — protein MRRRRVARRRLLSWIWLLLASFSVAGLVLFMVQHHHQQQDPSQLRVERDTITENVSPPRLNFTEEVTSASSFARQLGEQMTLAKAYVFIAKEHNNLHLAWELTSKIRSCQLLLSKAAMRGQPISLDEAKPIVTGLSTLIYKAQDAHYDIATTMMTMKSHIQSLEERASAATVQTTLFAQSVAEALPKSLHCLMIKLTSDWLTKPSRHELAEDSPRLVDNNLYHFCIFTDNVIAASVVVNSTVSNADHPKQLVFHIVTNRVSYKAMQAWFLSNDFKGSAIEIRSVEEFSWLNASYSPVVKQLLDTDSRAYYFGDQTSQETNPEPKMRNPKYLSLLNHLRFYIPEIYPQLEKIVFLDDDVVVQKDLTPLFSLDLHGNVNGAVETCLEAFHRYYKYLNFSNPLISSKFDPQACGWAFGMNVFDLVAWRKANVTARYHYWQEQNTERTLWKLGTLPPGLLAFYGLTEPLDRRWHVLGLGYDVNIDNRLIETAAVIHYNGNMKPWLKLAIGRYKPFWLRFLNSSHPYLQDCVTA, from the exons ATGAGGAGGCGGAGGGTAGCTAGAAGGAGATTGTTGAGTTGGATATGGCTTCTCCTTGCTTCTTTCTCTGTCGCTGGTTTGGTTCTCTTTATGGTTCAGCATCATCATCAGCAACAAGATCCATCTCAGCTAAGAGTT GAAAGAGACACAATAACCGAGAACGTATCTCCTCCCCGTTTAAACTTCACGGAAGAGGTAACAAGTGCTTCCTCGTTCGCGAGGCAGTTAGGAGAGCAAATGACGCTTGCCAAGGCTTATGTTTTTATAGCCAAAGAGCACAACAACCTCCACTTAGCTTGGGAGCTGACTTCTAAGATCAGAAGCTGTCAGCTTCTGCTCTCGAAAGCAGCGATGAGAGGTCAACCCATTTCACTAGACGAAGCAAAACCCATCGTTACGGGCCTTTCAACTCTTATCTACAAGGCGCAAGACGCGCACTACGACATAGCCACCACAATGATGACCATGAAATCTCACATCCAATCCCTTGAAGAGCGCGCAAGCGCAGCTACTGTTCAAACCACATTATTTGCGCAATCGGTTGCCGAGGCGCTACCAAAGAGCCTCCACTGTTTGATGATCAAGCTCACATCTGATTGGCTAACTAAGCCATCACGCCATGAACTGGCAGAGGACTCACCTAGACTTGTTGACAACAATCTCTACCATTTCTGCATCTTCACTGACAACGTGATAGCCGCCTCTGTTGTTGTTAACTCAACCGTCTCTAACGCTGATCATCCAAAACAGCTTGTTTTCCACATAGTGACGAATAGAGTGAGCTACAAAGCTATGCAGGCTTGGTTTCTAAGCAATGACTTCAAGGGCTCAGCGATAGAGATCAGGAGCGTTGAAGAGTTTTCTTGGCTGAATGCTTCATACTCTCCTGTTGTTAAGCAACTTCTGGATACAGATTCAAGGGCTTACTATTTCGGAGACCAGACAAGTCAAGAAACGAACCCTGAGCCAAAAATGAGGAACCCGAAGTACTTGTCATTACTGAACCATCTCAGATTCTACATCCCCGAGATCTATCCGCAGCTAGAAAAGATCGTTTTCCTAGATGACGATGTTGTCGTTCAGAAAGATTTGACTCCACTCTTCTCCTTGGATCTTCACGGAAACGTCAATGGAGCTGTTGAGACGTGTCTCGAAGCCTTCCACCGTTATTACAAGTATCTAAACTTCTCCAACCCACTCATCAGCTCAAAGTTCGACCCACAAGCATGTGGATGGGCTTTTGGTATGAACGTTTTCGACCTGGTGGCTTGGAGGAAAGCGAATGTGACTGCTCGGTACCACTACTGGCAAGAGCAGAACACAGAACGAACGCTTTGGAAGCTTGGGACTCTCCCTCCGGGTCTGTTGGCTTTCTATGGTCTCACTGAACCGCTAGACAGGAGATGGCATGTCTTAGGTTTAGGTTACGATGTGAACATTGATAACCGTTTGATCGAAACGGCTGCTGTGATTCACTACAATGGTAACATGAAACCTTGGCTAAAGCTGGCTATAGGTAGGTATAAACCGTTCTGGTTAAGGTTTTTGAACTCGAGCCATCCTTATTTACAAGATTGTGTCACAGCTTAA
- the LOC103872654 gene encoding probable galacturonosyltransferase 11 isoform X2: MSLIIQLRKSLDLLLAVDKTLERDTITENVSPPRLNFTEEVTSASSFARQLGEQMTLAKAYVFIAKEHNNLHLAWELTSKIRSCQLLLSKAAMRGQPISLDEAKPIVTGLSTLIYKAQDAHYDIATTMMTMKSHIQSLEERASAATVQTTLFAQSVAEALPKSLHCLMIKLTSDWLTKPSRHELAEDSPRLVDNNLYHFCIFTDNVIAASVVVNSTVSNADHPKQLVFHIVTNRVSYKAMQAWFLSNDFKGSAIEIRSVEEFSWLNASYSPVVKQLLDTDSRAYYFGDQTSQETNPEPKMRNPKYLSLLNHLRFYIPEIYPQLEKIVFLDDDVVVQKDLTPLFSLDLHGNVNGAVETCLEAFHRYYKYLNFSNPLISSKFDPQACGWAFGMNVFDLVAWRKANVTARYHYWQEQNTERTLWKLGTLPPGLLAFYGLTEPLDRRWHVLGLGYDVNIDNRLIETAAVIHYNGNMKPWLKLAIGRYKPFWLRFLNSSHPYLQDCVTA; this comes from the exons ATGTCTTTGATCATACAGTTAAGAAAAAGTCTGGATCTTCTTCTTGCTGTTGACAAAACATTG GAAAGAGACACAATAACCGAGAACGTATCTCCTCCCCGTTTAAACTTCACGGAAGAGGTAACAAGTGCTTCCTCGTTCGCGAGGCAGTTAGGAGAGCAAATGACGCTTGCCAAGGCTTATGTTTTTATAGCCAAAGAGCACAACAACCTCCACTTAGCTTGGGAGCTGACTTCTAAGATCAGAAGCTGTCAGCTTCTGCTCTCGAAAGCAGCGATGAGAGGTCAACCCATTTCACTAGACGAAGCAAAACCCATCGTTACGGGCCTTTCAACTCTTATCTACAAGGCGCAAGACGCGCACTACGACATAGCCACCACAATGATGACCATGAAATCTCACATCCAATCCCTTGAAGAGCGCGCAAGCGCAGCTACTGTTCAAACCACATTATTTGCGCAATCGGTTGCCGAGGCGCTACCAAAGAGCCTCCACTGTTTGATGATCAAGCTCACATCTGATTGGCTAACTAAGCCATCACGCCATGAACTGGCAGAGGACTCACCTAGACTTGTTGACAACAATCTCTACCATTTCTGCATCTTCACTGACAACGTGATAGCCGCCTCTGTTGTTGTTAACTCAACCGTCTCTAACGCTGATCATCCAAAACAGCTTGTTTTCCACATAGTGACGAATAGAGTGAGCTACAAAGCTATGCAGGCTTGGTTTCTAAGCAATGACTTCAAGGGCTCAGCGATAGAGATCAGGAGCGTTGAAGAGTTTTCTTGGCTGAATGCTTCATACTCTCCTGTTGTTAAGCAACTTCTGGATACAGATTCAAGGGCTTACTATTTCGGAGACCAGACAAGTCAAGAAACGAACCCTGAGCCAAAAATGAGGAACCCGAAGTACTTGTCATTACTGAACCATCTCAGATTCTACATCCCCGAGATCTATCCGCAGCTAGAAAAGATCGTTTTCCTAGATGACGATGTTGTCGTTCAGAAAGATTTGACTCCACTCTTCTCCTTGGATCTTCACGGAAACGTCAATGGAGCTGTTGAGACGTGTCTCGAAGCCTTCCACCGTTATTACAAGTATCTAAACTTCTCCAACCCACTCATCAGCTCAAAGTTCGACCCACAAGCATGTGGATGGGCTTTTGGTATGAACGTTTTCGACCTGGTGGCTTGGAGGAAAGCGAATGTGACTGCTCGGTACCACTACTGGCAAGAGCAGAACACAGAACGAACGCTTTGGAAGCTTGGGACTCTCCCTCCGGGTCTGTTGGCTTTCTATGGTCTCACTGAACCGCTAGACAGGAGATGGCATGTCTTAGGTTTAGGTTACGATGTGAACATTGATAACCGTTTGATCGAAACGGCTGCTGTGATTCACTACAATGGTAACATGAAACCTTGGCTAAAGCTGGCTATAGGTAGGTATAAACCGTTCTGGTTAAGGTTTTTGAACTCGAGCCATCCTTATTTACAAGATTGTGTCACAGCTTAA
- the LOC103872656 gene encoding cytosolic sulfotransferase 17: protein MESKSENDVVASPPSEFEKNQKHYQETIATLPHQNGWRPKDPFVEYGGHWWLQPLLEGLLHAQSFFKARPNDFFVCSYPKTGTTWLKALTFAIANRSKFDDSTNPLLKRNPHEFVPYIEIDFPFFPSVDVLKDEGNTLFSTHIPYNLLPESILKAGCKMVYIWRDPKDTFVSMWTFAHKERSQQGDVISIEEAFDKYCHGLSVYGPYLDHVLGYWKAHEANPEQILFLKYETMRGDPLPYVKRLAEFMGYGFTEEEEEGGVVERVVKLCSFETLKNLEANKGEKDREDRPAVYANSAYFRKGKVGDWENYLTPEMVARIDGLMEEKFRGTGFLASSP from the coding sequence ATGGAATCCAAATCCGAAAACGACGTCGTCGCATCACCACCATCAGAATTCGAGAAGAACCAGAAACACTACCAAGAAACCATCGCCACGCTTCCTCACCAAAACGGCTGGCGCCCAAAAGACCCTTTCGTCGAGTACGGTGGCCACTGGTGGCTACAACCTCTCCTCGAAGGCTTACTCCACGCCCAAAGCTTCTTCAAAGCTCGACCCAACGACTTCTTCGTCTGCAGCTACCCGAAAACCGGAACCACGTGGCTCAAGGCCCTAACCTTCGCGATCGCGAACCGGTCCAAGTTCGACGACTCAACGAACCCTCTCCTCAAACGCAACCCTCACGAGTTCGTGCCTTACATCGAGATCGACTTCCCGTTCTTCCCGAGCGTGGACGTCCTCAAGGACGAAGGCAACACGCTCTTCTCCACTCACATCCCTTATAATCTCTTGCCCGAATCGATCTTGAAGGCTGGTTGTAAGATGGTTTACATTTGGAGAGACCCCAAGGACACGTTTGTCTCCATGTGGACGTTCGCTCACAAGGAGAGGTCACAGCAAGGAGATGTCATTAGCATCGAGGAGGCTTTTGATAAGTACTGTCACGGCTTGTCTGTGTACGGGCCTTATCTGGATCATGTTTTGGGCTACTGGAAGGCCCACGAAGCGAACCCGGAGcagattttgtttttgaagtACGAGACGATGAGGGGGGACCCGTTGCCGTACGTGAAGAGGTTAGCTGAGTTTATGGGGTATGGGTTcacggaggaggaagaggaaggaggGGTTGTGGAGAGAGTTGTGAAGCTTTGTAGCTTTGAGACTTTGAAGAATCTTGAAGCTAATAAAGGGGAGAAAGATAGGGAGGATCGTCCTGCTGTGTATGCGAACAGTGCTTATTTTAGGAAAGGGAAAGTTGGGGACTGGGAGAATTATCTGACGCCGGAGATGGTGGCTCGTATTGATGGTTTGATGGAGGAGAAGTTTAGAGGAACTGGCTTTCTTGCTTCATCACCATGA
- the LOC103872659 gene encoding uncharacterized protein LOC103872659, giving the protein MGRLVKLSLGLWTKNSNGDWSFEVTSSYHGEAIIINNNETFDGLVELIRIRLNLGILTPVALTYQLPDWMNVPDGPKTPPITLSCDKDVEILTSVRDYMSEAVLYVTSGPELVARYEFLRRSPFTIGDTTYLEEGVSEAQHRQAILDLVGGHPIVCSKHILEIMFNEPQLLIVFRVALEIEMVYGLPNDNVQAEEATGFPRLTVDDVVAMAEAGTISPEEEFYYAENEEVLYGEPMNIEELQYEIPIGQPASLLNHSTPLQVEPLNVWRDMTEEEEYWDGIAGHENDYEVYYAHSTHPTEGVIGLPLAPNRRIAAPQPATIIIIDDDDGSTTASSDGLNENNIITSAPPSEVIATIAIELSNNGPSVMEGDISTAVGNINQAGSSEFPIGPTLEDNSNKAEPTLDLTLTLGNKVPSNGDVPVESLNGSCSDPDEGSGVFRPFF; this is encoded by the exons ATGGGAAGATTGGTGAAGCTCTCTTTAGGGCTTTGGACTAAAAATTCAAATGGAGATTGGTCGTTTGAGGTAACTTCTTCTTATCACGGTGAAGCCATCATAATCAACAACAACGAAACCTTTGATGGTCTGGTCGAGTTGATTCGTATAAGGTTAAATCTCGGGATACTAACTCCCGTTGCCTTGACTTATCAACTCCCTGACTGGATGAATGTCCCTGATGGTCCAAAAACGCCGCCGATCACCTTATCCTGTGACAAGGATGTTGAAATTCTGACAAGTGTAAGAGACTACATGTCCGAGGCGGTGCTCTACGTAACTAGTGGACCTGAACTAGTTGCAAGGTACGAGTTCTTGCGTCGATCGCCTTTCACTATAGGTGATACAACTTACCTCGAAGAGGGCGTATCAGAAGCCCAACATCGTCAAGCCATTCTTG atttggtTGGAGGCCATCCAATCGTATGTAGCAAACACATATTGGAAATAATGTTCAATGAGCCACAACTCCTCATTGTATTTCGTGTTGCTCTTGAGATAGAAATGGTATATGGTCTGCCTAATGACAACGTCCAAGCAGAAGAGGCAACAGGGTTTCCACGGTTAACCGTCGACGATGTTGTAGCTATGGCAGAAGCCGGTACCATTTCACCGGAGGAAGAGTTCTACTACGCTGAAAATGAAGAAG TGCTCTACGGTGAACCGATGAATATTGAGGAGTTGCAATATGAAATCCCAATTGGCCAACCAGCATCTCTTCTGAATCATTCAACCCCTCTACAAGTGGAGCCGCTAAATGTTTGGAGAGACATGACGGAGGAAGAGGAATACTGGGATGGAATAGCCGGTCATGAAAATGACTATGAAGTGTACTATGCACATTCAACCCACCCAACTGAAGGTGTGATTGGTTTGCCTCTTGCTCCAAATCGAAGAATCGCAGCCCCCCAACCAGCAACAATAATCATCATCGACGATGATGACGGCTCGACCACTGCTTCTTCAGACGGGTTGAACGAAAACAACATCATCACTTCTGCCCCTCCATCTGAAGTTATCGCAACAATTGCCATTGAACTATCAAACAATGGACCGAGTGTTATGGAAG GTGATATCTCTACAGCAGTGGGTAACATAAACCAAGCAGGATCTTCGGAATTTCCTATTGGCCCAACTCTAGAGGACAACTCCAACAAGGCAGAACCTACCCTTGATCTAACCCTTACTCTTGGAAATAAAGTACCAAGCAATGGAGATGTTCCCGTCGAATCTTTGAATGGCTCGTGCTCTGATCCGGATGAGGGCAGCGGTGTGTTTCGTCCCTTCTTTTAA